One genomic window of Pirellulales bacterium includes the following:
- the treY gene encoding malto-oligosyltrehalose synthase — protein MATSNGDLSRFEAGSRSEDAIQFDAPSQPRDSAALLDCLVDSVRKIVVERSRWPDSTYRLQFQAGKRTFRDAAAIAPYLAQLGASHLYASPYFKSQTGSSHGYDVVDHGRLNPELGSAEDYSAMVAALRKAGLRQLLDIVPNHMGIVGGENPFWNDVLENGPSSRYAHFFDVNWQPIKAELENKVLLPVLEDQYGKVLEAGKLKLIYEDGAFFVQYYETKLPLDPRSYAIPLTAGLAEMKQKLGSDSADLRELESILTAIDYLPQHTETAVERVAERHREKEVIKGRLRRLTDGSPAISAFILQNLQTWNGSPDDPHSFDRLDELLNAQVYRLSYWKAAADEINYRRFFDVSQLAAACTEQPEVFEVIHRLVFELIGRGDVDCLRVDHIDGLFDPQDYMRRLQQGYLRTLGRMAFERLRDSPAAAAPFAHAGVQPPSQTAMSGGGETATSSGAATATAAAAPPQPLKWEDLEQSFLAKIDAALGNRSRMPLYVVVEKILGPEEPLPDDWPVAGTTGYDALNHITRLMLDPTGVARMVRIYQRFINDRVGFPEVAYRSKLLITRVAMASDMQLLTHQLNRISERHRRSRDFTLNTLRVGLREILACFPVYRTYIHPGHVSERDRQVVYRAVAQAKRRRPELDVDLFDFIRAVLLLEQPPDLDEAGCRERALFVGRFQQVTSPLVAKGVEDTAFYVYIPLVTLNEVGGDPTKLADSTDEFHRENAARLKRQAGSLVATTTHDTKRSEDTRARINVLSEVPHLWRTAVNHWARLNRRHRREVDGGPAPSRNDEYLFYQSVVGTWPIDELDHAGMDQYRTRIQAYMEKATHEEKQRTGWINPSAEYDAAVRDFVAAALDDHPKNRFLADLREFHAQIIGWGLYSALSQAFFKLTSPGVPDIYQGQELWDFSLVDPDNRREVDFTYRRQLLGELQATLANDGSRLEFARRLTDNPRDPRLKLFVTWQLLQFRRRHSDLFRHGEYIPLFADGSRARHVCAYAWRARAGVRTDRSSAAPSSSDHFATSPRIAIAVAPRLLARLSLGLPDGGDQSAAPIGEAIWSDTRLLLGDLPASQLKNLFTGETIDLAGSALPLSTALANFPVALLTNAD, from the coding sequence ATGGCGACTAGCAACGGCGATCTGTCGCGGTTCGAAGCCGGCTCACGGAGCGAGGATGCGATCCAGTTCGATGCCCCGTCGCAGCCAAGGGATTCCGCCGCGCTACTCGATTGCCTGGTGGATTCGGTGCGAAAGATCGTCGTCGAGCGCTCGCGGTGGCCCGATTCGACGTATCGGCTGCAATTCCAGGCCGGCAAACGGACGTTTCGCGACGCGGCGGCCATCGCGCCGTATCTGGCGCAGCTCGGCGCGAGCCATCTGTATGCGTCCCCCTATTTCAAATCGCAAACCGGTAGTTCGCACGGCTACGATGTCGTCGATCACGGCCGGTTGAACCCCGAACTCGGCAGTGCGGAGGATTATTCCGCGATGGTGGCAGCCCTGCGCAAAGCGGGGCTTCGCCAACTGCTCGACATCGTTCCGAATCACATGGGGATCGTCGGCGGCGAGAACCCGTTTTGGAACGACGTGCTCGAAAACGGCCCGAGTTCACGCTACGCCCATTTTTTCGACGTCAATTGGCAACCGATCAAGGCCGAACTCGAAAACAAGGTGTTGCTGCCGGTTCTCGAGGATCAATACGGCAAGGTGCTCGAAGCCGGCAAGCTCAAGCTGATCTATGAGGATGGCGCATTTTTCGTTCAATACTATGAGACAAAACTGCCGCTCGACCCGCGCAGCTATGCCATTCCTTTGACCGCCGGTCTTGCGGAAATGAAACAAAAGTTGGGCTCCGACTCGGCCGACCTGCGCGAGTTGGAAAGCATCCTCACGGCAATCGATTATCTTCCGCAGCACACGGAAACCGCTGTGGAGCGCGTCGCCGAGCGGCATCGCGAAAAAGAAGTGATCAAAGGCCGACTGCGCCGGTTGACCGACGGATCGCCCGCGATCTCCGCCTTTATCCTGCAAAACTTGCAAACCTGGAACGGCTCGCCCGACGACCCGCACAGTTTCGACCGGCTCGACGAGTTGTTGAATGCGCAGGTGTATCGCCTTTCGTATTGGAAGGCCGCGGCCGATGAGATCAACTATCGCCGGTTTTTCGATGTCAGCCAGTTGGCCGCCGCCTGCACCGAACAGCCTGAGGTCTTCGAAGTCATTCACCGCTTGGTGTTCGAACTGATCGGCCGCGGCGATGTCGATTGTTTGCGGGTCGACCATATCGACGGTCTGTTCGATCCACAAGACTACATGCGCCGCTTGCAACAAGGCTACTTGCGGACGCTCGGGCGAATGGCCTTTGAGCGGCTTCGCGATTCACCCGCGGCTGCGGCCCCTTTCGCGCACGCCGGTGTGCAACCGCCGTCGCAGACGGCGATGTCTGGCGGCGGCGAGACAGCGACATCGAGCGGCGCGGCCACCGCGACCGCCGCTGCCGCTCCCCCTCAGCCGCTGAAGTGGGAAGATCTCGAACAATCGTTTCTGGCGAAAATCGATGCGGCGCTCGGCAACCGATCCCGCATGCCGCTGTATGTGGTGGTGGAAAAAATTCTCGGCCCTGAAGAGCCATTGCCCGACGACTGGCCCGTCGCCGGAACGACCGGCTACGACGCGCTCAACCACATCACCCGCCTGATGCTTGATCCGACCGGCGTCGCACGGATGGTCCGAATCTATCAGCGCTTTATCAACGATCGCGTCGGCTTTCCGGAAGTCGCATACCGATCGAAACTGCTCATCACCCGCGTGGCGATGGCCAGCGACATGCAGTTGCTCACTCATCAGCTCAACCGTATTTCGGAGCGGCATCGTCGCTCGCGCGATTTTACGCTCAACACGCTTCGCGTCGGCTTGCGCGAAATCCTCGCCTGTTTTCCGGTTTATCGCACGTATATCCATCCCGGCCATGTTTCGGAGCGCGATCGGCAGGTGGTGTACCGAGCGGTCGCCCAGGCGAAGCGCCGCCGGCCGGAGCTCGATGTCGACCTGTTCGATTTCATCCGCGCCGTGCTGCTGCTGGAGCAACCGCCGGATCTCGACGAGGCCGGCTGCCGCGAGCGAGCGCTGTTCGTGGGAAGGTTTCAACAGGTGACCAGTCCGCTGGTGGCCAAGGGGGTGGAAGACACCGCCTTTTATGTCTACATCCCGCTGGTGACGCTCAATGAAGTGGGGGGCGATCCGACAAAACTCGCCGATTCCACCGACGAATTTCATCGCGAAAACGCTGCCCGCCTCAAGCGCCAAGCCGGTTCGCTCGTCGCCACCACCACGCACGACACGAAGCGCAGCGAAGACACGCGGGCGAGGATCAACGTTCTCTCCGAGGTGCCGCATCTGTGGCGCACCGCGGTGAATCATTGGGCCCGGCTCAACCGCCGCCACCGCCGCGAAGTCGACGGCGGGCCTGCCCCCAGCCGCAACGACGAATATCTGTTCTACCAGTCGGTCGTCGGCACCTGGCCGATCGACGAACTCGATCACGCCGGGATGGACCAGTATCGCACGCGCATCCAGGCCTATATGGAAAAGGCCACCCACGAAGAAAAGCAGCGCACCGGTTGGATCAATCCGAGCGCCGAATACGATGCGGCCGTGCGCGATTTCGTGGCCGCAGCGCTCGACGATCACCCGAAAAACCGTTTTCTTGCCGATCTGCGCGAGTTCCATGCCCAAATCATCGGCTGGGGTTTGTACAGCGCCTTGTCGCAAGCGTTTTTCAAGCTTACTTCGCCGGGCGTTCCCGACATCTATCAAGGCCAGGAGTTGTGGGACTTCAGCCTCGTGGATCCCGACAATCGCCGCGAAGTCGATTTCACTTATCGGCGACAACTGCTCGGCGAACTGCAGGCGACGCTTGCGAATGACGGTTCGCGATTGGAATTTGCCCGCCGGCTGACCGACAATCCGCGCGATCCGCGATTGAAGCTTTTCGTAACGTGGCAATTGCTGCAATTCCGCCGCCGGCACTCGGATCTCTTTCGCCACGGCGAATACATTCCGCTTTTCGCCGATGGCTCCCGAGCCCGACACGTTTGCGCCTATGCTTGGCGTGCAAGGGCCGGCGTGCGCACGGACCGCTCGTCGGCGGCGCCTTCTTCTTCCGACCATTTCGCGACTTCACCGCGGATCGCCATCGCCGTCGCTCCACGTCTCTTGGCTCGCTTGTCGCTCGGCCTCCCCGACGGCGGCGACCAATCCGCCGCCCCCATCGGCGAAGCAATTTGGTCCGACACGCGGTTGTTGCTCGGCGACTTGCCGGCGAGCCAGCTAAAAAACCTCTTCACCGGCGAAACCATCGATCTCGCAGGCTCCGCATTGCCGCTTTCGACCGCGTTGGCAAATTTCCCGGTCGCCCTGCTGACGAATGCCGATTAA
- the treZ gene encoding malto-oligosyltrehalose trehalohydrolase yields MEPRYEPQGALFAADGSVAWRVWAPLSKKVSLVLGTGAHRREIALSAAPFGYHTCEQTGIGEGTPYTFKLDDGQQYPDPASRWQPEGVHRPSAVFSTAAFAWSDGRWPGIPRENLVFYELHVGTFTPEGTFDAILPRLGELASLGITAIELMPIAQFPGERNWGYDGVHPYAAQNSYGGPRALQRLVDAAHAAGLALFLDVVYNHLGPEGSYFNRFGPYFTDHYHTPWGTAINFGDAYSDPVRQFFIDNAVMWIRDFHVDGLRLDAIHAIYDASALHILSDIRAAVHRAGSEQNRTVHVVAESNLNDVRVVDPPERGGHGLDGAWSDDFHHCVHALLTGERDGYYQDFGEATQLVKALNEVYVYDGCYSPFRRRRHGNNVGSADRTQFVVCLQNHDQIGNRALGDRLTTLLPPAAQRLAAALMLFSPFVPLLFMGEEYGETAPFPFFCSFGDPDLVEAIRKGRNREFADLAFKWQHEIPDAQDPGTFASAKLRWSWPEDSAEAKRRTLYQDLLAARRDWPQLNYGQPLHAELVNTIIVIRRGESPAMMMYANLTAEPATIPSQSASWPSSASSPWFSTEDVRYGGSRTPADSAERLLPYELLVRGATHGD; encoded by the coding sequence ATGGAACCACGATACGAACCACAGGGCGCACTATTCGCCGCCGACGGCAGCGTCGCATGGCGGGTATGGGCGCCGCTCTCCAAGAAAGTCTCGTTGGTGCTAGGGACCGGCGCCCATCGTCGCGAGATCGCCCTGTCGGCCGCGCCCTTCGGTTATCACACTTGTGAACAGACCGGCATCGGCGAAGGGACGCCCTATACGTTCAAGCTTGACGACGGCCAGCAATATCCCGATCCTGCGTCGCGCTGGCAGCCCGAGGGGGTGCATCGCCCGAGCGCGGTGTTTTCAACCGCCGCATTCGCCTGGAGCGATGGCCGATGGCCGGGCATTCCGCGCGAGAACTTGGTGTTTTACGAATTGCACGTCGGCACGTTTACGCCGGAGGGGACTTTCGACGCGATCCTTCCGCGGCTCGGTGAATTGGCTTCGCTCGGCATTACGGCGATCGAGCTGATGCCGATCGCGCAGTTTCCCGGCGAGCGCAACTGGGGCTACGACGGCGTGCATCCCTACGCCGCGCAGAACAGCTACGGCGGACCGCGCGCATTGCAGCGGCTTGTGGATGCGGCGCACGCTGCCGGCTTGGCCCTATTTCTCGACGTGGTCTACAACCATCTTGGGCCGGAGGGAAGCTACTTCAATCGCTTCGGGCCCTATTTCACCGATCATTACCATACGCCGTGGGGCACGGCCATCAATTTCGGCGATGCCTACAGCGATCCGGTGCGGCAATTTTTCATCGACAACGCCGTGATGTGGATTCGCGATTTCCATGTCGATGGGCTCCGGCTCGACGCGATCCACGCGATCTACGACGCCTCGGCATTGCACATCCTGTCTGACATTCGCGCCGCGGTGCATCGCGCCGGCAGCGAACAGAATCGCACGGTGCATGTGGTCGCCGAAAGCAATTTGAACGATGTGCGCGTGGTGGATCCGCCGGAACGCGGCGGACACGGTCTCGACGGCGCGTGGAGCGACGACTTTCACCACTGCGTCCACGCTCTGCTGACCGGCGAGCGCGACGGCTACTATCAAGACTTCGGCGAAGCGACACAATTGGTCAAAGCGCTGAATGAGGTGTATGTCTACGACGGCTGCTATAGCCCCTTCCGGCGGCGGCGGCACGGCAACAACGTCGGCTCGGCCGATCGCACGCAGTTCGTCGTCTGTCTGCAGAATCACGATCAGATCGGCAACCGAGCGCTCGGCGATCGGCTGACGACGCTTTTGCCACCCGCGGCGCAGCGGCTTGCGGCGGCCTTGATGCTGTTTTCGCCGTTCGTGCCGCTTTTGTTCATGGGGGAAGAATATGGCGAGACGGCGCCGTTCCCGTTCTTTTGCTCGTTTGGCGATCCCGATCTGGTCGAAGCGATTCGCAAAGGCCGCAATCGCGAGTTTGCCGACCTGGCGTTCAAGTGGCAACACGAAATTCCCGACGCGCAAGATCCCGGCACGTTTGCCTCGGCGAAGCTGAGATGGTCGTGGCCCGAAGATTCGGCGGAAGCCAAGCGGCGAACGCTCTATCAAGATTTGCTCGCCGCGCGGCGAGATTGGCCGCAGCTAAATTATGGTCAGCCGTTGCACGCCGAGTTGGTCAACACGATTATCGTCATTCGCCGCGGCGAATCGCCGGCGATGATGATGTATGCCAACCTGACCGCCGAACCCGCCACGATTCCCTCGCAATCAGCCTCGTGGCCGTCCTCGGCTTCATCGCCGTGGTTCTCGACCGAAGATGTTCGTTACGGCGGTTCGCGGACGCCGGCCGACTCCGCGGAACGGCTCCTTCCCTACGAACTCTTGGTCCGAGGAGCGACGCATGGCGACTAG
- a CDS encoding DUF1328 domain-containing protein: protein MLRLAIFFFLVAVVAGIFGFTGLSIAAAGIAKFIFFVFVALFLIALVLGFTLFRTVL from the coding sequence ATGCTTCGCCTCGCTATATTCTTCTTTCTTGTCGCCGTCGTGGCCGGAATATTCGGATTTACCGGCCTCTCGATCGCTGCGGCGGGAATCGCCAAATTCATCTTCTTCGTGTTCGTTGCGCTGTTCCTAATCGCTCTGGTGCTGGGTTTCACGTTGTTCCGGACGGTCTTGTAG
- the glgX gene encoding glycogen debranching protein GlgX, whose product MRVWPGRPYPLGATWDGVGVNFALFSEHATQVELCLFDSPAATKESVKIRMPDVTDLVWHCYLPDVDPGQLYGYRVYGPYEPEKGHRFNPAKVVLDPYAKAIGRDLKWSEEMFGYKIGDPAADLSRDDRDNAAFVPLAIIVDPAFTWGDDRRPRTPWHKTIIYEAHVKGFTKLHPGVPEAARGTYLGMASEAAVRYLSELGVTAIEIMPCHEFVHDKFLLDRGLRNYWGYNTIAFLAPESSYASGMTDGKAVREFKQMVRVLHSAGIEVIMDVVYNHTAEGNQMGPTLSLRGIDNASYYRVVHDNPRYYMDYTGCGNTLNMRHPRVLQLIMDSLRYWVTEMHVDGFRFDLASSLARELFEVDRLGAFFDIIHQDPVISQVKLIAEPWDLGEGGYQVGNFPVEWTEWNGKYRDAIRRFWKGDKGTISELATRLCGSADLYESSRRRPYASINFVTAHDGFTMHDLVSYNQKHNEANGDENRDGESNNLSWNCGAEGPTDDPEINRLRRQQMRNFFATLLLSQGVPMIRHGDEFAHTQKGNNNAYCHDDELSWLNWEHNDEQKHLLAFVSKIIQLKRNEPVFRRPKFFQGRPLRGSGVKDVYWRDPSGKEMTEEAWNSGKTGCVGVHLAGDTITDIDEHGEKLQGDTMLLLLNQEHTGTKFILPEHKPDEYWELVFDTSEPPQPQTTLHGGDQYALDGRTTALFRIRHNAPEVPPVPI is encoded by the coding sequence ATGAGAGTTTGGCCAGGCCGACCCTATCCGCTCGGGGCGACGTGGGATGGCGTCGGCGTCAATTTTGCCCTGTTCAGCGAACACGCCACACAGGTCGAACTCTGTTTGTTCGATTCACCGGCAGCGACCAAAGAATCGGTAAAGATCCGCATGCCGGACGTCACCGATCTGGTCTGGCATTGCTATCTGCCGGACGTAGACCCGGGGCAGTTGTACGGCTACCGTGTTTACGGGCCGTACGAGCCCGAGAAGGGACATCGTTTCAACCCCGCCAAGGTCGTGCTCGACCCCTACGCCAAGGCCATCGGCCGCGATCTCAAATGGTCGGAGGAAATGTTCGGCTATAAGATCGGCGATCCGGCTGCCGACCTGTCGCGCGACGATCGCGACAACGCCGCTTTCGTGCCGTTGGCGATCATTGTCGATCCGGCATTTACGTGGGGCGACGACCGTCGGCCGCGCACCCCGTGGCACAAAACGATCATCTACGAAGCCCACGTCAAGGGCTTCACGAAGCTCCATCCCGGCGTGCCCGAGGCCGCCCGCGGAACCTATCTCGGCATGGCGTCGGAAGCTGCGGTCCGCTATCTGTCTGAATTGGGCGTGACGGCAATCGAAATTATGCCGTGTCACGAGTTTGTTCACGACAAATTTCTGCTCGATCGCGGCCTGCGCAATTACTGGGGCTACAACACGATCGCTTTCCTGGCGCCGGAAAGCAGCTACGCCTCCGGCATGACCGACGGGAAGGCCGTCCGCGAGTTCAAGCAAATGGTTCGCGTGCTGCACAGCGCAGGCATCGAGGTCATCATGGATGTGGTGTACAACCACACTGCCGAAGGCAACCAGATGGGGCCGACGCTTTCGTTGCGCGGGATCGACAATGCTTCGTACTACCGCGTGGTGCACGACAATCCGCGTTACTACATGGACTATACCGGCTGCGGCAACACGCTCAACATGCGCCATCCGCGTGTCTTGCAGCTCATCATGGACAGCCTGCGCTATTGGGTCACCGAGATGCACGTCGATGGCTTCCGCTTCGATCTCGCGAGCAGTCTGGCCCGCGAACTGTTCGAAGTCGACCGGCTGGGTGCGTTCTTCGACATCATCCACCAAGACCCGGTGATTTCGCAGGTCAAGTTGATCGCGGAGCCGTGGGACTTGGGCGAAGGAGGCTATCAAGTCGGCAATTTCCCGGTCGAATGGACCGAGTGGAACGGCAAATATCGCGATGCGATCCGCCGCTTTTGGAAGGGAGACAAAGGCACGATCTCGGAGCTTGCGACGCGGCTGTGCGGCAGCGCCGATTTGTATGAATCGAGCCGCCGCCGGCCCTATGCGAGCATCAATTTCGTCACCGCCCACGACGGCTTCACGATGCACGATCTGGTGAGCTACAACCAAAAGCACAATGAAGCCAATGGCGACGAGAATCGCGACGGCGAATCGAACAATCTCAGTTGGAACTGCGGCGCCGAAGGACCGACCGACGATCCCGAGATCAATCGCCTGCGACGGCAACAAATGCGCAATTTCTTTGCCACGCTATTGCTCTCGCAGGGCGTGCCCATGATTCGCCACGGCGACGAATTCGCCCACACGCAAAAGGGCAACAACAACGCCTATTGTCACGACGACGAACTGAGTTGGCTCAACTGGGAGCACAACGACGAGCAAAAACATCTGTTGGCGTTCGTCTCGAAAATAATTCAATTGAAGCGCAACGAGCCCGTTTTTCGGCGGCCGAAGTTTTTCCAAGGGCGGCCGCTGCGCGGCTCCGGCGTCAAGGACGTTTATTGGCGCGATCCTTCGGGCAAGGAAATGACCGAAGAAGCCTGGAACTCCGGCAAGACCGGCTGCGTCGGCGTGCATCTCGCCGGCGACACCATTACCGACATCGACGAGCACGGCGAGAAACTGCAAGGCGACACCATGCTGCTGCTACTGAACCAGGAGCACACGGGCACGAAGTTCATCTTGCCGGAACATAAACCCGACGAATATTGGGAACTCGTGTTCGACACCTCGGAGCCTCCTCAACCGCAAACGACGCTGCACGGCGGCGATCAATACGCGCTCGACGGCCGGACGACGGCCCTCTTCCGCATTCGCCATAACGCGCCGGAAGTGCCCCCGGTACCGATCTAG
- a CDS encoding glycoside hydrolase family 15 protein, whose product MASRIEDYALIGDCETAALVGRDGSVDWLCVPRFDSGACFAALLGAAENGRWLIAPQGEVRNVRRRYRPDTLILETDFETPEGEATLIDFMSARRENPELIRIVVGRRGTVRMRTELIMRYEYGSVVPWVRKTSEGLEAIAGPDSLHLTTPAPLHGENMHTVGEFAVAAGERVPFTLRWCPSHRRSHSNISADDELQRTEKWWRDWSDRCTYRGPWREQVVRSLITLKALTYRPTGGVVAAPTTSLPEQLGGTRNWDYRYCWLRDATFTLCAMIAGGYHEEAGEWRNWLMRAIAGDPAAIRILYGLAGERRTMEWEADWLGGYENSRPVRVGNAASGQLQLDVIGEVIDAIRIAHRSGMRIDDDDWRLVMGLVEYLESVWRQPDHGIWEIRGKPRQFTYSKVMVWVAFDRAVKAIEHSRRPGPLERWRKVRDTVHAEICSQGFNSKRNSFVQYYGADCEDAALLLMPLIGFLPCDDSRIVGTVKAVEEHLMDHGFLRRYPEASNVDGLPSGEGAFLACSFWYVQAIAMQGRNDEAREHFDRLLKLTNDVGLLPEEYDPKQQRFVGNFPQAFSHVGLINAACAISAEGSPAEMRQSG is encoded by the coding sequence ATGGCATCGCGAATCGAAGATTATGCTCTGATCGGCGATTGCGAGACAGCCGCCTTGGTCGGCCGGGACGGCTCGGTCGATTGGCTATGCGTTCCACGGTTCGACTCCGGGGCGTGCTTCGCGGCGCTGTTGGGCGCTGCGGAAAATGGCCGCTGGCTGATCGCGCCGCAAGGCGAGGTTCGCAACGTCCGCCGTCGCTATCGCCCGGATACGCTCATCCTGGAAACCGATTTCGAAACTCCCGAGGGAGAAGCCACGCTGATCGACTTCATGTCGGCGCGACGCGAGAACCCCGAACTTATTCGAATCGTTGTCGGCCGACGTGGGACGGTCCGCATGCGAACCGAACTCATCATGCGCTACGAATATGGTTCGGTCGTGCCGTGGGTCCGAAAAACCTCGGAAGGCTTGGAAGCAATTGCCGGGCCAGACAGTCTGCATTTGACCACTCCCGCGCCTCTGCACGGCGAAAACATGCACACGGTGGGCGAATTCGCGGTCGCGGCCGGTGAACGCGTGCCGTTCACGCTCCGCTGGTGCCCGTCGCACCGCCGCTCTCATTCTAATATTTCCGCGGATGATGAATTGCAGCGGACCGAGAAATGGTGGCGTGATTGGTCGGACCGCTGCACGTATCGAGGCCCGTGGCGCGAGCAAGTCGTCCGCTCGCTGATTACGCTCAAAGCTCTGACCTATCGGCCGACTGGCGGCGTGGTGGCGGCTCCGACGACTTCGCTACCGGAGCAACTCGGTGGCACGCGCAATTGGGACTACCGCTACTGCTGGCTTCGCGATGCCACGTTTACGCTCTGCGCAATGATCGCCGGCGGCTATCACGAGGAGGCGGGCGAATGGCGCAATTGGCTGATGCGCGCCATTGCCGGCGATCCGGCCGCGATCCGCATCCTGTATGGCTTGGCGGGCGAACGGCGGACGATGGAATGGGAGGCCGATTGGCTGGGCGGCTACGAGAATTCGCGGCCGGTGCGGGTGGGCAATGCCGCCTCGGGCCAATTGCAACTCGATGTTATTGGCGAGGTGATCGATGCCATCCGCATTGCCCATCGCAGCGGCATGCGGATCGACGACGATGATTGGCGGCTGGTGATGGGGTTGGTGGAGTATTTGGAGTCGGTGTGGCGGCAACCGGACCACGGCATTTGGGAGATCCGCGGCAAGCCCCGGCAGTTCACGTATTCCAAAGTGATGGTGTGGGTGGCTTTCGATCGAGCCGTCAAGGCGATCGAACATAGCCGCCGGCCCGGGCCGCTGGAGCGATGGCGCAAAGTGCGCGACACGGTTCATGCCGAAATCTGTAGCCAGGGCTTTAATTCGAAGCGGAATTCGTTCGTGCAATATTATGGGGCCGATTGCGAGGACGCGGCCCTGCTGCTCATGCCGCTGATCGGCTTTTTGCCCTGCGACGATTCGCGGATTGTCGGCACGGTGAAGGCCGTCGAAGAACATCTGATGGACCACGGCTTCTTGCGGCGCTATCCGGAAGCAAGCAATGTCGATGGGCTTCCGAGCGGCGAAGGGGCTTTTTTGGCGTGCAGCTTTTGGTATGTTCAAGCCATCGCGATGCAGGGCAGGAACGACGAAGCACGCGAGCATTTCGACCGCTTGCTCAAGCTCACCAACGATGTCGGCTTACTGCCCGAGGAATACGATCCGAAGCAGCAGCGGTTTGTCGGCAATTTTCCCCAAGCATTTTCCCACGTCGGACTGATCAACGCCGCCTGCGCCATCTCCGCTGAAGGGAGCCCGGCGGAAATGCGGCAGAGCGGTTAG